A window of the Podospora bellae-mahoneyi strain CBS 112042 chromosome 6, whole genome shotgun sequence genome harbors these coding sequences:
- a CDS encoding hypothetical protein (EggNog:ENOG503NZ8U), whose protein sequence is MPRQLVLFGRPVPRLGSRRVSLIFVCLGLFALLSLLFSFPRDQVAATVPTDSKPKAGGHKFGIPKSLKSPWLKKLNPFKPPSHKPERQKNDTDGESSWYSDWRWLTMPFSSSITLDEDRTVLPVLGKRTPIYCYYDTSVEKGKGDREVESQLLLAWRRAWWAKGFQPTILSPAEAMNNPLYEELQKVEGMTEGLRTDLMRWLAWDNMGGGLLASYLLFPMGGHDDALLGYLRRGEFPTLTRWEGLDDGLFVGPKGEVEKAIRLAMGSPHVGVVKGLLGTVQEKSDDPFSVDTNPKALAFYSARNIETKYSKIGEEITAARVAGMKKLNRLINAHLHLAWQNTYFKGISVVKPLPHHTTHLIKPAYKLARRLSHCPESPLPSTCPPNMKKCTPCDDTKPLGVTTPAHYVNDSGIFTIGTVPHPLTMLTLSSLNSDLTIPFIRRHTDRDPWIYDLTNGISPKGIPASARVLKFKEIVASEPTSASSLWLQAENMAALSDSDLDWIFGFEIASEASYPNEEGGDNNGLPPMHDAKFGAVPEERELEMERTLLEKVKKVVLEKKERLSGEGKVIKEAVEAWNLADGEAWRFVRAWVGRGQVERRRWEGEERRFVGGMGSEKRRDG, encoded by the coding sequence ATGCCTCGACAACTTGTCTTGTTTGGGCGGCCGGTGCCCAGGTTGGGATCGAGACGTGTATCGCTGATATTTGTCTGCCTGGGGCTGTTTGCGCTGCTCAGCCTGCTCTTCAGCTTCCCCAGGGACCAGGTGGCGGCAACCGTACCGACGGACTCGAAACCGAAGGCGGGGGGGCACAAATTCGGGATACCCAAATCGTTGAAAAGTCCgtggttgaagaagctgaacCCGTTTAAGCCGCCGTCGCACAAGCCGGAGAGGCAAAAGAATGACACCGATGGGGAGTCGTCGTGGTATTCGGATTGGAGGTGGCTTACCATGCCGTTCAGCAGCTCGATTACCCTTGACGAGGACAGGACTGTGCTGCCAGTGCTGGGAAAGAGAACCCCGATTTATTGCTACTATGACACGAGcgtggagaaggggaaaggggatagggaggtggagagccAGTTGCTTCTTgcgtggaggagggcttggtgGGCGAAGGGGTTTCAGCCTACTATTTTGAGCCCGGCGGAGGCGATGAATAACCCTCTGTATGAGGAGTTGcagaaggtggaggggatgacggaggggttgaggacggatttgatgaggtggttggCGTGGGATAATATGGGGGGGGGCCTGCTGGCGAGTTATCTGTTGTTTCCCATGGGGGGGCATGATGATGCTCTGCTTGGGtatttgaggaggggggagtttCCGACGCTgacgaggtgggaggggttggatgatgggttgtttgttgggccgaagggggaggtggagaaggcgatTAGGCTTGCGATGGGGAGTCCGcatgttggggtggtgaaggggctgttggggaCGGTTCAGGAGAAGAGTGATGATCCGTTTAGTGTTGATACTAATCCGAAGGCGTTGGCGTTTTATTCGGCGAGGAATATCGAGACAAAGTACTCcaagattggggaggagattaCTGCTGCGAGGGTCGCCgggatgaagaagctcaaccGGCTTATCAACGCCCACCTTCACCTCGCGTGGCAGAATACGTATTTCAAAGGCATCTCGGTCGTCAAACCGCTACCTCACCACACGACCCATCTGATCAAACCGGCGTACAAACTCGCCCGGCGGCTCTCTCATTGTCCCGAGTCGCCGTTGCCGAGCACATGCCCCCCGAACATGAAGAAATGCACACCGTGCGACGACACCAAGCCCCTCGGCGTCACCACCCCGGCTCACTACGTCAATGACAGTGGCATCTTCACCATTGGCACCGTCCCCCACCCGCTGACGATGCTCACTCTCTCCTCGCTCAACTCGGACCTGACAATCCCTTTTATCAGGCGGCACACGGATCGCGACCCCTGGATTTACGACCTCACGAATGGCATCTCTCCCAAGGGCATCCCGGCCTCTGCGCGCGTGCTCAAATTCAAGGAGATTGTCGCCTCGGAACCGACGTCTGCTTCTTCGCTTTGGTTACAGGCGGAAAACATGGCCGCGTTGAGTGATAGTGACCTGGACTGGATTTTTGGGTTTGAGATTGCCAGTGAGGCTTCGTATCCtaatgaggaagggggggataaCAATGGGCTGCCGCCGATGCATGACGCGAAATTCGGGGCGGtgccggaggagagggagttggagatggaacggacgctgctggagaaggtgaagaaggtggtgctggagaagaaggagaggttgagcggggaggggaaggtgatcaaggaggcggtggaggcgtgGAATCTGGCGGACGGGGAGGCGTGGAGGTTTGTGAGGGCTTGGGTTGGACGGGggcaggtggagaggaggaggtgggagggggaggagaggaggtttgttggggggatggggagtgagaagaggagggatgggTGA
- a CDS encoding hypothetical protein (EggNog:ENOG503NTZN; COG:S) produces MDHTMATTEDSTESPADILPPSEEASPSATSTLSPSATRPPLPGRQVNAANIEDAYVDFILHCNPCVPPGTDTTALREAFRALPKSGGKSFSASLLFDLIKQFDTKQLKTWAELAIKLGVDPPGEGESGQKIQQYAARLKRWMKSMHVDAFFEYLMERGSPYWTEIPDENVPIAELDREGVLAEDDMALRALLPHIKPKRGRRRPGEDDLGKSPSQRPSPRVDEGENGGAWMAEPLTGARRESVFVFPPPPDPTRLNPSGATFAHDLVQTPLTATPMTAYPHSAITPSSRASFWADEPQSAITPSSRRNAHRRHGAKVVSSAWRRGGANGTGKVRGRPPNSRPVNMEGPFSAFPATPGGFKSASPNPEEGGSASNGNGGVLLPRTSIKNWGVPTASPLTTTLPVVAMPSPIQASPVHPSPVESVHSRPAKRSRLSLQVPERVGGEVRLATPPPAPVVMINGQTTTESSSQAQLQQIQQQQQQQQQQQQQPQLLPQAVHVASYPTTANNQPPIAAPNPTQYDPADRTNMTEVEGLFMTDLMNAEWFDANGNKIPACSGDEAWAFTQAVLDRLRTTASSHLDFLINLSALAGGGYLMPRKSLKVVKLAELEDRTRYKTHWQLRYGSVVGDFSMEEEVMHAAWKRKKKDGTGGGGGAVDWEQKYRDLMVAFRRKEEESVGFRKRMLDLAREME; encoded by the coding sequence ATGGATCATACAATGGCAACGACCGAAGACTCGACCGAGTCCCCCGCAGACATCCTGCCCCCTTCAGAAGAGGCATCACCATCGGCAACTTCAACTCTGTCTCCCTCAGCAACACGCCCTCCATTGCCAGGTAGACAGGTCAACGCAGCTAATATCGAGGATGCTTATGTCGATTTTATTCTTCACTGCAACCCCTGTGTGCCACCTGGGACAGACACGACCGCTCTCCGGGAAGCGTTTCGCGCCCTCCCCAAAAGCGGCGGCAAGAGCTTCAGCGCATCTCTTTTGTTTGATCTCATCAAACAGTTCGACACCAAACAGCTCAAGACATGGGCCGAGTTGGCTATCAAGCTGGGGGTTGACCCGCCGGGTGAGGGCGAGAGCGGCCAGAAGATTCAGCAGTACGCCGCCAGACTAAAACGATGGATGAAGTCGATGCATGTGGATGCCTTCTTTGAGTATCTCATGGAGAGAGGGTCGCCCTACTGGACCGAGATACCGGACGAGAATGTCCCGATTGCAGAGCTGGACAGGGAAGGGGTCTTGGCCGAGGATGACATGGCGTTACGGGCCTTGTTGCCACACATCAAGCCCAAGAGGGGCCGGAGGAGACCTGGGGAGGATGACCTGGGAAAGTCACCCTCACAGCGACCATCACCTCGGGTGGATGAAGGCGAGAATGGCGGTGCCTGGATGGCGGAGCCTCTTACCGGCGCGCGAAGAGAAAGCGTCTTTGtgtttccccctcccccagaccCAACGAGGCTCAACCCATCCGGCGCCACGTTTGCCCACGATCTTGTCCAAACACCGTTGACAGCGACACCAATGACGGCGTACCCTCACTCTGCCATCACACCGTCGTCCAGAGCTTCGTTTTGGGCAGACGAGCCACAATCTGCCATCACACCTTCTTCGAGAAGAAATGCTCACAGACGCCATGGAGCCAAAGTTGTCTCATCagcgtggaggaggggcggggCTAACGGCACCGGGAAAGTCAGGGGTCGTCCTCCAAACAGTCGTCCTGTGAATATGGAGGGGCCGTTTTCCGCCTTTCCAGCTACCCCGGGCGGCTTCAAGTCAGCCTCTCCCAATCCAGAAGAAGGCGGCAGCGCATCAAATGGAAATGGCGGTGTGCTGCTCCCGCGAACGTCAATCAAAAACTGGGGTGTGCCGACTGCGTCTCCTCTCACAACAACACTGCCAGTGGTGGCGATGCCGAGTCCGATTCAGGCATCACCAGTCCACCCGTCACCGGTAGAGTCGGTGCACTCGAGGCCGGCAAAAAGAAGCAGGCTGTCACTGCAGGTTCCAGAGAGGGTAGGGGGTGAGGTGCGGCttgccacaccaccaccagcaccagtaGTCATGATTAATGGGCAGACTACTACCGAGTCTTCATCACAAGCACAACTGCAGCaaatacaacaacaacaacaacaacaacaacaacaacaacaacaaccgcagTTGCTACCACAAGCCGTTCATGTGGCGAGTTACCCGACAACTGCCAACAACCAACCGCCGATAGCAGCACCCAATCCCACCCAGTATGACCCCGCGGACAGAACAAACATGACTGAAGTCGAAGGCCTCTTCATGACGGACCTGATGAACGCGGAATGGTTCGACGCCAACGGCAACAAAATCCCCGCCTGCTCCGGGGATGAGGCCTGGGCTTTTACCCAGGCTGTCCTCGACCGGCTTCGGACCACGGCATCGAGTCATTTGGACTTTTTGATCAATCTCAGTGCGTTGGCTGGGGGGGGGTATTTGATGCCGAGGAAAAGCTTAAAGGTGGTAAAGTTGGCGGAACTGGAGGATCGCACGAGGTACAAGACTCATTGGCAGCTTAGGTATGGGAGCGTGGTGGGGGATTTCAgtatggaggaggaggtcatgCATGCGGCttggaaaaggaagaagaaggatgggacaggagggggagggggggcggtggattgGGAGCAAAAGTACAGGGATTTGATGGTGGCGTTTagaaggaaggaggaggagagtgtGGGGTTCAGGAAGAGGATGTTGGATTTGGCTAGGGAGATGGAATGA
- a CDS encoding hypothetical protein (EggNog:ENOG503NVDM; COG:C), protein MSAQSKPVLPQNDNVAHALAGAGGGILSMALTYPLITLSTRAQVESKRPGSETAFLAAVQKIVAREGVSGLYSGLSSALFGISVTNFVYYYWYEWTRAFFEAAAEKSGRASKKLTTVESMIAGAIAGSATVILTNPIWVVNTRMTTRKAAATEDGEKKDDLEAQKARNKKPSTIGTLLALLKKEGPQALFSGVVPALVLVINPILQYTLFEQMKNAVEKKRRITPGVAFVLGALGKLFATTVTYPYITVKSQMHVEGGKKEGVTEALKRVVREEGYAGLYKGIGPKVSQSVITAACLFALKDVLYEYSVRLRGSMARKALA, encoded by the exons atgtccGCCCAATCCAAGCCCGTCCTCCCGCAAAACGACAATGTCGCCCACGccctcgccggcgccggaggTGGCATCCTCTCCATGGCCCTGAC TTACCCCCTAATAACTCTCTCCACCCGCGCCCAAGTCGAATCCAAGCGCCCCGGCTCTGAaaccgccttcctcgccgccgtccAAAAAATCGTCGCCCGCGAAGGCGTATCGGGCCTCTACTCGggcctctcctccgccctcttcGGCATCTCCGTCACAAACTTTGTCTACTACTACTGGTACGAATGGACCCGCGCCTTCTTCGAAGCCGCCGCGGAAAAGTCGGGTCGCGCCTCCAAGAAGCTCACCACCGTCGAGTCCATGATCGCCGGCGCCATCGCCGGCTCCGCCACCGTTATTCTGACGAACCCCATCTGGGTCGTCAACACGCGCATGACCACCcgcaaggctgccgccaccgaagatggggaaaagaaagatgaCCTCGAGGCGCAAAAGGCGCGGAACAAGAAGCCGAGCACCATCGGGACGTTGTTggcgttgttgaagaaggaggggccGCAGGCGTTGTTTAGCGGGGTGGTGCCCGCTTTGGTGTTGGTTATCAACCCCATTTTGCAGTACACGCTGTTTGAACAGATGAAGAAtgcggtggagaagaagaggaggattaCTCCCGGGGTTGCGTTTGTGCTGGGCGCGTTGGGCAAGTTGTTTGCTACTACGGTTACGTACCCTTACATCACCGTCAAGAGCCAGATGCACGTCGAGGGGGGCAAGAAGGAGGGTGTTACTGAGGcgttgaagagggtggtgagggaggaggggtatgcTGGGCTTTACAAGG GCATCGGTCCCAAGGTGAGCCAGAGCGTCATCACTGCTGCCTGCTTGTTCGCGCTCAAGGATGTGCTCTACGAGTACTCCGTTCGCCTCAGAGGCTCCATGGCGAGAAAGGCTCTTGCCTAA
- the MAK10 gene encoding N-alpha-acetyltransferase, non-catalitic subunit (BUSCO:EOG09261IFQ; EggNog:ENOG503NZJK; COG:S) produces the protein MSNTSDSEPENLTRKLDDLSLNPTTTSTTTTPPNNTPQQQPFHHHHAAAGGGLFGFGDFGAQQGQGYQPYEEELLPPPPPPPPDFIMGGGDQQGIVAFDVTSKFRAAAGVTALELGELVKDGFFSLFESVGALEIMDPKMDSGCLAPGESLDEDYDVTKVLSPGEVIGIIDQMFCLEMAWYQGYPLSQTLLTNVYIDRMLEPEPMVLGDADFIRGKAVGEGETMHVVLRAYCLGVVKCCWYINDRIKFEHYYEEEDFVTNTYHRSLLDSFELDEINEELMAARRLVHSVRHTIGDQLAQALGFRLELRTAFLRAIELSVLRSNPDSLSLPWTQMEAVWEMIYKSRHLGTPVPEAFSTKIQRRLASTMPPRPIVKLSTEETYKHFKKLFADGIDVLNVLNYHDSQSLLQNFVMTFQSQKPQPLVYIRTLLQSFLFKDMIILGKLSIRHVIDDDLSLVVLPASKLLDPANDLVEAPHHWRYALAHQMETFRQRAAQSYLDIFRAFCQNRCRIRRTLCHSIQDWETVQLDAEQIDQLLQHQIEETPLVYPPTGDEGGGVGPTYSLPLSSWAYLYKLRLMEWIVQLGFELEIYAPDELGGMYWYLSELARSRARLVDRISFFTKHREAGQQAASPSAGQEAAFNKSRQYLYQTSLDAAITWEMADALSNLYAALGRLGLVVAPPRPYSTDEMRYDVRMKPFAAIGMPELPSWEVYRAATDRRQVETGRLLDDASLSLEQASRGLEVMERLSEKDSFSVGCFERWVGGVKGQTVAVDRAAVVVEVLKRRLEERGEDKKGDKELGLKVEIGKAVEGGHEWWVVPTIEEIDEA, from the exons ATGAGCAACACATCAGACTCTGAACCGGAGAATCTTACCAGAA AACTAGACGACTTatccctcaaccccaccaccaccagcacgacaacaaccccaccaaacaacaccccccagcaacaaccttttcaccatcaccacgcagcagcaggaggagggttgtttgggtttggggattTTGGAGCGCAGCAGGGTCAGGGATATCAGCCttacgaggaggagctactaccaccgccaccaccaccaccaccggacTTTATcatggggggtggtgatcaGCAAGGGATCGTGGCGTTTGACGTGACGTCGAAGTTtagagctgctgctgggg TGACAGCGTTGGAACTGGGCGAATTAGTCAAGGATGGGTTTTTCAGTTTGTTTGAGAGTGTGGGCGCTTTAGAG aTCATGGACCCAAAGATGGACAGCGGCTGTCTTGCTCCCGGGGAGAGCCTGGATGAGGATTATGATGTGACGAAGGTGTTGAGTCcgggggaggtgattggGATTATTGACCAGATGTTTTGTCTTGAGATGGCTTGGTATCAGGGGTATCCTCTTTCGCAGACGTTGTTGACGAATGTGTATATTGATCGGATgctggagccggagccgatggttttgggggatgCGGATTTTATTAGGGGGAAAGcagtgggggagggtgagacGATGCATGTTGTGCTGAGGGCTTATTGTTTGGGGGTAGTGAAGTGTTGTTGGTATATTAATGATCGGATCAAGTTTGAGCATTATTATGAG GAAGAGGATTTCGTCACCAATACTTACCATCGCTCACTCTTGGATTCGTTTGAATTGGACGAGATCAACGAGGAGCTCATGGCTGCGCGGAGGTTGGTGCATAGCGTTCGGCATACGATTGGCGATCAGCTTGCGCAAGCGTTGGGGTTCAGGCTGGAACTACGGACGGCCTTCTTGAGGGCGATAGAGCTGTCTGTGCTGAGGAGTAACCCTGATTCGTTGAGCCTGCCATGGACGCAGATGGAGGCTGTGTGGGAAATGATTTACAAGTCCAGACATCTGGGGACACCGGTACCGGAGGCGTTCAGCACAAAGATTCAGAGGAGATTGGCGAGTACGATGCCGCCGAGGCCGATAGTAAAGCTGAGCACGGAGGAGACGTACAAGCACTTCAAGAAGTTGTTTGCGGACGGGATTGATGTGTTGAATGTGCTGAATTATCACGATTCGCAAAGTTTATTG CAGAACTTTGTCATGACGTTCCAatcccaaaaaccccaacccctcgtCTACATCCGCACTTTGCTCCAGTCCTTTTTGTTCAAAGATATGATCATTCTCGGCAAGCTCTCCATCCGCCACGTCATCGACGATGACTTGAGTCTGGTCGTCCTCCCGGCAAGCAAACTCCTCGACCCAGCCAACGACCTCGTCGAAGCCCCCCACCACTGGCGATACGCCCTCGCCCACCAAATGGAAACCTTCCGCCAGCGCGCCGCCCAATCCTACCTCGACATCTTCCGTGCCTTTTGCCAGAACCGCTGCCGAATCAGACGAACGCTCTGCCACTCGATCCAAGACTGGGAAACGGTCCAGCTGGACGCTGAGCAGATTGATCAGCTGCTGCAGCACCAAATCGAGGAGACGCCGCTGGTGTACCCGCCTACGGGAGatgagggcgggggggtAGGACCGACGTATTCCCTCCCCTTGTCGAGCTGGGCGTATCTGTACAAGTTGCGACTGATGGAGTGGATTGTGCAGCTGGGGTTCGAGCTGGAGATTTATGCGCCCGACGAGCTGGGGGGAATGTACTGGTACCTATCCGAGCTGGCTAGATCCCGAGCGAGGTTGGTGGATCGGATCAGCTTTTTTACCAAGCACAGGGAGGCTGGGCAGCAGGCTGCTAGCCCGTCGGCGGGGCAGGAGGCGGCGTTTAATAAGTCGAGGCAGTATTTGTATCAGACTAGTTTGGATGCGGCTATCACCTGGGAGATGGCGGATGCGTTGTCGAACTTGTATGCTgcgttggggaggttggggttggtggtggcgccgccgaggccgTACAGTACTGATGAGATGAGGTATGATGTGCGGATGAAGCCTTTTGCGGCGATTGGGATGCCGGAGCTGCCCAGTTGGGAGGTGTACAGGGCTGCGACGGATAGGCGGCAGGTGGAGACGGGGAGGTTACTGGATGATGCGAGTCTGAGCTTGGAGCAGGCGAGTAGGGGGCTGGAGGTTATGGAGAGGCTGAGCGAGAAGGATAGTTTTAGCGTGGGGTGTTTTGAgaggtgggttgggggggtgaaggggcaGACTGTGGCGGTTGATAgggctgcggtggtggtggaggttttgaAGAGGAGactggaggagaggggggaggataaaAAGGGGGACAAGGAGTTGGGACTCAAGGTTGAGATTGgcaaggcggtggagggggggcatGAGTGGTGGGTTGTTCCTACGATAGAGGAAATTGATGAGGCTTGA
- a CDS encoding hypothetical protein (EggNog:ENOG503P6NP; COG:C), giving the protein MTFAWKAAGLTYNRYLAVASRVVRRSLKEEKRLAAERRGVSEIRFAKWSNGKQGELKNLEQANAAAAVESAAQGGQ; this is encoded by the exons ATGACCTTTGCGTGGAAAGCCGCTGGCCTTAC CTACAACCGCTACCTGGCCGTTGCCTCCCGGGTTGTGCGCCGCAgcttgaaggaggagaagagactTGCTGCTGAGCGCAGAGGTGTTTCTGAGATTAGGTTTGCGAAGTGGTCG AACGGAAAGCAGGGCGAGCTTAAGAACCTTGAGCAGGCTAACGCTgcggctgctgttgagagTGCTGCTCAGGGTGGCCAGTAA
- the QCR2 gene encoding ubiquinol-cytochrome c reductase core subunit 1 (EggNog:ENOG503NXHG; COG:C; MEROPS:MER0015090) has product MICRSALSRGSKLALGRQGARGFAAAASPKASYEPTTIAGVKVASRDDNGPTTRLAVVAKAGTRYEPLPGLTVGLEEFAYKAGWPLFFGNTNKRSALRITREAELLGGQLTAYHTREALVLQASFLREDLPYFTELLAEVVSQTRYTTHEFHEEVKDIIHQKQAKVDASALALDAAHAVAFHSGLGAPLYPTPSTPIDSYLNEQAVADFAAAVYSKSNIAVVSDGASEHGLQKWIEPFFKTVPAQGSGSLNNVASKYHGGEQRISAVGQNSVVIAFPGASLGASSPETAVLAGLLGGESTIKWSPGFSLLSQAAAPGAQAKATNYAYSDAGLLAIQINGQSAAVKKTAEAAVKALKGVAESGVSQEVLVKAIAKAKFTLLSGSEVGGVGIVHAGANLIHGGSPLKVAETLKAFESVTGDKLKAAAKALLEGKASVASVGDLHVLPFAEDLGLQV; this is encoded by the exons atGATCTGCAGATCGGCTCTGTCGAGAGGCAGCAAGCTGGCCCTCGGGCGCCAGGGAGCCCGCGGtttcgctgctgctgcctcacCCAAGGCCTCGTACGAGCCCACTACCATCGCCGGCGTCAAGGTTGCTTCCCGAGACGACAATGGCCCGACCACCCgcctcgccgtcgtcgcaAAGGCCGGCACCCGATACGAGCCCCTCCCCGGACTGACGGTTGGACTGGAGGAGTTTGCCTACAAGGCAGGTTGgccccttttttttggt AACACCAACAAGCGCTCTGCTCTCCGCATCACCCGTGAGGCCGAGCTCCTCGGCGGTCAATTGACTGCTTACCACACCCGCGAGGCCCTTGTGCTGCAAGCCAGCTTCCTCCGCGAGGACCTCCCCTACTTCACCGAGCTCCTTGCCGAGGTCGTCTCGCAGACGCGGTACACCA CTCACGAGTTCCACGAGGAGGTTAAGGATATCATTCACCAGAAGCAGGCCAAGGTGGACGCCTCCGCCCTTGCCCTCGATGCCGCCCACGCCGTCGCTTTCCACTCTGGCCTCGGTGCCCCTCTCTATCCCACCCCAAGCACACCCATCGACTCCTACCTGAACGAGCAGGCCGTTGCCGACTTCGCCGCCGCTGTCTACTCCAAGTCCAACATCGCCGTTGTCTCCGACGGTGCCAGCGAGCACGGCCTCCAGAAGTGGATCGAGCCCTTCTTCAAGACCGTCCCGGCCCAGGGCTCCggctccctcaacaacgtCGCCTCCAAGTACCACGGTGGTGAGCAGCGCATCTCCGCCGTCGGCCAGAACTCGGTTGTTATCGCTTTCCCCGGTGCCTCCCTCGGTGCCAGCAGCCCCGAGACTGCCGTCCTTGCCggtctcctcggcggcgagtCCACCATCAAGTGGTCTCCCGGCTTCTCCCTCCTGTCCCAGGCTGCCGCCCCCGGTGCCCAGGCCAAGGCCACCAACTACGCCTACTCTGATGCTGGtctcctcgccatccagATCAACGGCCAGTCCGCGGCCGTCAAGAAGACTGCCGAGGCTGCCGTCAAGGCGCTCAAGGGCGTTGCTGAGAGCGGTGTCTCCCAGGAGGTTTTGGTCAAGGCTATTGCCAAGGCCAAGTTCACTCTCCTTTCCGGCAgcgaggttggcggtgttggCATCGTCCACGCCGGTGCCAACCTGATCCACGGCGGCTCTCCCCTCAAGGTTGCCGAGACTCTCAAGGCTTTCGAGTCTGTTACCGgtgacaagctcaaggct GCTGCCAAAGCTCTCCTCGAGGGCAAGGCTTCGGTGGCGTCGGTTGGTGACCTCCACGTGCTCCCCTTCGCTGAGGACCTCGGCCTTCAGGTATAA